The sequence below is a genomic window from bacterium.
TTTGACCCACCAGTCGGCGATTGCGTGACGTCTTGTGTTGAAATCACGCATGAAGAACGCCCATTCCGGCTCTTTGAGGGGACGGGCGACGACCTTGAGCGGAGCCTTGCTCACATCGATGCGGTGACCGTCCTTGAACTCGGGCCCGCTCATGCGCTCCATGAAATTGGCGACAAAGTGATCCGGCTTGACACGTTTGATCGCGAGCGCCGGCAGGATGATGTCGAACGGCCCGCCGTAACAGTACGGCTCCTCGAGTTTAACCGTCCGTTTGGTGAACTGCCACGGCATGAATTCGTACATTTTGGAATACTGGGTTTTCGCCGACAGAATTTCCTTGTCCGCGTATGCATCGACAGCCATGTAGGATGGCACGGTTGCAACGAAGAACTCCGCGGGATTTTTACGGTCGCCAAGCTGAATCCTGCATGGCCCGGCGGTTCCCAGATCGATCCAGAGACGGTCGCCGCCGGTCACCACGAGGTCGTGGAAATCGATGGTGAGCTTCAGAATCTCAAAACCTTTGTCGAATCCCTTGAGGCTAACCGCGAACTGGTTCCAGAGCCGCGACGGAACAGCGGGGTCGTGCACGCGGACGTAGAGCGCTTCCTCACTGTTCATGGTTTTGAGCGGCAGCGAGAGGGTGACCTCGGTTATCCCGATGGGATTTTCGTAGGGTTCGCTCATGATGTTCAGGCGGCTGAAAGCGCCGATGTCAGCCGTTTTTTTCCCGCCGCGCGCCTCTCCGGACGAGGCAATGGCGATTTTACGCTCGTCCCGCGAGGTAAGCGCATGAACGGCGAATGTATACCGTTTGTCGAGAGCGCCGTCGGAAAGGGCGACGGTGCAATGCTCGCCTGCGATTTCCTTCGCGGCGGGGCCCATATGGTAGAGTACGATATTGTGGATACGCTTTTCGCCGGACTGCGGAAGCCGGACAACATCGCCCTCGAATCCCGGCGGTGTGCCGTAACCGACCGTAAAGGGTATCCTGAATGTCGCCCCGTCGGTCGCGGTGATGGTCGAGCCGTAGAAAAACCGCTCTCCCGCCGGAACGTCGAACAGGTCCTCGGTATCGTCCATTCCGGGAGAGCCCGCCTGTACCTTCACATCGGTGAGGTTGCCGGTAAGCCCGACATAGTTGACAGGCGTACCCCGCGGCGTCGTTATGTCGGCCTTTTCTGCATGGAAGTCGGCATCGCCGGGGATGATGGTGAAAAAGGCGTACGGGTGCGGCCATGCCATCTCGGTACGGCCGTCGATGATGTACCATCCCGGTATATGACCGTCCGCGGCGTCGCAGGGCCAGACCTCCGTGGCGCAGAGTCCCGATACCGGAGTCACAACGGGCAGACGGTCGCTCCGGTCGGAGCCGGAATAGCGGGCGATACGGGCGTCATCGGGTTTTTTACGGTTGTAAACGGGCGATTCGTCACCGGGAGCTCGGTTTTTTTTCATGAGACGTTCGATTTCCGATTTGGAGAGCGGACGATCCATAAGGTAGAGCTCATCGTAGGTCAATCCCGGCGCGGGAAGATGAAAAAGCCCCGGCAGCACGGTCTCGAACCAGCCGTCCGTGCCCCAGGACGAGGCGATTTTCTCCCCGTTGAGCCACAGTTCCAGCCCGTTCGCCCAGTCCCAGTTGAACACCACATGATTCCATCTGTCCGGGTCCCAGACCGCATTGGTTTTAAGCTCGTGACGGACATACCGGGCATCGCGGATGTAGGCGGACAGCTTTTTGTCGCCGCCGACAAGCACACCGAGCAGGTCGCGCTCGAGCCGGCCGAACGCGATGGTTGTCTGCTCGAAAAGCGGGCAGGCGAACGGCGGCGCGCCCTTTGCCCAGAACGCGGCGGCTCCGAGACGGGGATTGCATCTGCCGCTTCCCCAGATGAACGGCTCGTTGTACCCCATCGTGTTGCCGGGGCGCGTGTTGAATATCACCGCGGTGATGAGGTCGAGATCTATGCCCGACATGTTGTTGTCATCCGGCGGACTGGGAATGAAACTCATCCTGATTCCCTTGCCGTACCGGCCCTCGGGAAAATCGATCTTACGGTCGGCGACGGACAGTTTGCCTGAAATCTCTATGAAATCCTCGTCAAAAAAATCACGGTTGTCGAACGACATATGATACGACACCACCGACCGCCGGAGCTCGGCTCCTGCCGGAGTCATGCACACGGCAATCATGAGGAGGACGGACACGATGAAAGCGCTGTAAACTACCGATTTTCTCACTGAATTTCTTCCTTTCGCTATTCTATGGATTCACGATTGTATAATTGCCTATTATCGTTATATGGGTAAGACGGTCGATAAAGGCGCCGCGAGTCGAGCCTTCGCCGAAGAGCAGGTCGGTCACCGCAACCCGCGCCGCGCGGTGTATGATTGTGCCGCCGTCGGGCCCGGTCTCGTGCCATGACCAGAAATCATGGATGATGTACGGTTTTCCGTCGACAGCGCCGAGATAGATCATGACATGCCCCGGCATGCGGAGGATGGAAATTCCGCCCGGAGAATTGATAAGCGCCTGAGTCCGGGTTTCACGATCCATACCGTCGAGCGATATGATCGCCGTGGAAGCTTCCGCCAGTCTGCTGCTGTTGCGGGGGAGACGGAATCCGAAGCACCTGAACACATCGAGAACGTACGCCGAACAGTCGCGCTCCTCGAACATGCCGCCCCAGCCGTATCGACGCCCGTAGAGAACGAAACACTGACGGTAGATGTTCCTGATGGTGAATGACGGGTATCCGAACGATATACCGGAATCACGGCGGACAAAGCCTTTTCTGATCACGAGCTCGCCGGTTTCGCCCCGCCCGGGGATGAGCACTGCGCAGTAATCGTTGCCGACCGCGCTGAGACGGAGACAGCCCCCCATTCCGATCGCGCCGATGGCCGCCTCGTTGTCGGGAGTGGCAAATATGCTGACACGGTGGCCGACAGCCACGATAAACGCGTCCTTTTCGGTAAGCTCACGTATCGTCTCGATTTCGCCGAACGCAACCGCATCCGATGGCACCCAGCAGGTATAGAGCGCATGCTGGACATACGACCATCGCCCGTCATGCGACACGTGGAGCAGGGCGACCGGCTCTCCCATATCGACTGTGGAGACCATGCCCTCGTCGAATTCGTTGTCGCCGGGGGTTTTCATGAGCGGTATGGTGGTCGGCCAGACCTTTCCCTCCACACGGCGGAGCATGACGCCGAATCTGAGCGTTATGATATCCGGCACGCGGGTGGTATCCATGAGGGCGATGATACGCTGACGATCGGCCTGTTCGAGGGGAATATCGCCGGTTACATAAAGGTCGCTGTCGGCGAGATACCGGGCGTTTGCCGCGATATAGTCGCGGGCGTTTCCGCCGACGCTTTCATGGGGAAGCGAAAGCACATCGAGAATGTATGTTCCGTTGAGCGGATTGTTTTTGTTGAATTCCTCGATCTGTTCGGGGGTCATGATGATATCGTCGGGATTTGCGGCGTTTCTGATCCAGTATTCCGAGTATTCCACCTCGGGAGGTACCCCGGGAATCGGGCCCTCCGCGGGAACGAGCGAAGACCCGGGTGTCGCGGGTGTGACAGGCGGTTTTACAATCCCCATTCTGGTTATGACCGAGCATCCGCCCGACATGACCAGGACAACTGACAGTATCACCATGATTCTGTGCTTCATGATTTCCTCCGTTTGTTCATTCTCATATACTGCGCGCCTGTAAAAAGTATCAAAACACGGGACGTTTATCAAGTATTTTGAAGATTCCCTGAAAAATCGAGGCATTGTATCGATATCCTGATAAAGTAACGTGTTTTTATGAGGAATACATCTTTTCCGGGAAATTATCGTTGCATCGACCGTAGTTTTTAACTATCAATATTTAACCAGGGAGATGTCGA
It includes:
- a CDS encoding SH3 domain-containing protein translates to MKHRIMVILSVVLVMSGGCSVITRMGIVKPPVTPATPGSSLVPAEGPIPGVPPEVEYSEYWIRNAANPDDIIMTPEQIEEFNKNNPLNGTYILDVLSLPHESVGGNARDYIAANARYLADSDLYVTGDIPLEQADRQRIIALMDTTRVPDIITLRFGVMLRRVEGKVWPTTIPLMKTPGDNEFDEGMVSTVDMGEPVALLHVSHDGRWSYVQHALYTCWVPSDAVAFGEIETIRELTEKDAFIVAVGHRVSIFATPDNEAAIGAIGMGGCLRLSAVGNDYCAVLIPGRGETGELVIRKGFVRRDSGISFGYPSFTIRNIYRQCFVLYGRRYGWGGMFEERDCSAYVLDVFRCFGFRLPRNSSRLAEASTAIISLDGMDRETRTQALINSPGGISILRMPGHVMIYLGAVDGKPYIIHDFWSWHETGPDGGTIIHRAARVAVTDLLFGEGSTRGAFIDRLTHITIIGNYTIVNP